A single Apodemus sylvaticus chromosome 20, mApoSyl1.1, whole genome shotgun sequence DNA region contains:
- the Tbk1 gene encoding serine/threonine-protein kinase TBK1, with protein sequence MQSTSNHLWLLSDILGQGATANVFRGRHKKTGDLYAVKVFNNISFLRPVDVQMREFEVLKKLNHKNIVKLFAIEEETTTRHKVLIMEFCPCGSLYTVLEEPSNAYGLPESEFLIVLRDVVGGMNHLRENGIVHRDIKPGNIMRVIGEDGQSVYKLTDFGAARELEDDEQFVSLYGTEEYLHPDMYERAVLRKDHQKKYGATVDLWSVGVTFYHAATGSLPFRPFEGPRRNKEVMYKIITGKPSGAISGVQKAENGPIDWSGDMPLSCSLSQGLQTLLTPVLANILEADQEKCWGFDQFFAETSDVLHRMVIHVFSLQHMTALKIYIHSYNTAAVFHELVYKQTKIVSSNQELIYEGRRLVLEHGRLAQHFPKTTEENPIFVTSREQLNSIGLRYEKISLPKIHPRYDLDGDASMAKAVTGVVCYACRTASTLLLYQELMRKGVRWLIELVKDDYNETVHKKTEVVITLDFCIRNIEKTVKVYEKLMKVNLEAAELGEISDIHTKLLRLSSSQGTIESSLQDINSRLSPGGLLADTWAHQEGTHPRDRNVEKLQVLLNCITEIYYQFKKDKAERRLAYNEEQIHKFDKQKLYYHATKAMSHFTEECVRKYETFKDKSEEWMRKMLHLRKQLLSLTNQCFDIEEEVSKYQDYTNELQETLPQKLLAASSGVKHAMAPVYPSSNTLVEMTLGMKKLKEEMEGVVKELAENNHILERFGSLTMDGGLRNVDCL encoded by the exons ATGCAGAGCACTTCCAACCATCTGTGGCTTTTGTCTGACATCTTGGGCCAGGGGGCCACTGCGAACGTCTTCCGAGGAAGGCACAAG aaaactGGTGATCTCTATGCTGTCAAAGTATTTAATAACATAAGCTTCCTTCGCCCAGTGGATGTCCAAATGAGAGAATTTGAAGTGTTAAAAAAACTCAATCACAAAAACATTGTCAAATTATTTGCTATTGAAGAAGAG acaaCAACAAGACATAAAGTACTTATTATGGAATTCTGTCCCTGTGGGAGTTTATATACTGTTTTAGAGGAGCCATCCAATGCCTATGGACTTCCAGAATCagaatttttaattgttttacgAGATGTGG TGGGCGGAATGAATCACCTCCGAGAGAACGGTATAGTGCACCGTGACATCAAGCCAGGAAACATCATGCGCGTCATAGGGGAAGACGGGCAGTCTGTGTACAAACTCACAGACTTCGGGGCCGCCAGGGAGCTGGAGGACGATGAACAGTTTGTGTCTCTGTACGGCACAGAAGAGTACTTG caCCCGGACATGTATGAGAGGGCAGTGCTGAGAAAGGACCATCAGAAGAAGTACGGGGCGACCGTTGATCTGTGGAGTGTGGGCGTGACATTCTACCACGCAGCCACGGGCTCGCTGCCCTTCAGACCCTTCGAGGGGCCTCGGAGGAACAAAGAAGTCAT GTATAAAATAATCACTGGGAAGCCCTCTGGTGCAATATCTGGAGTACAGAAAGCAGAAAATGGACCAATTGACTGGAGTGGAGACATGCCCCTCTCTTGTAGTCTTTCTCA gGGTCTTCAAACACTGCTTACCCCAGTTCTTGCAAACATACTTGAAGCTGATCAGGAGAAGTGCTGGGGTTTTGACCAGTTCTTTGCAGAGACTAGTGATGTACTTCACCGGATGGTAATCCATGTTTTTTCGCTACAACACATGACAGCACTCAAGATTTATATTCATAGCTATAACAC GGCTGCTGTGTTCCATGAACTGGTCTATAAACAAACCAAGATTGTTTCTTCAAATCAAGAACTTATCTACGAAGGACGACGCTTAGTCCTAGAACATGGAAGACTAGCCCAGCATTTCCCTAAAACCACAGAGGAAAATCCCATCTTTGTCACAAGCCGGGAACAACTCAATTCCATAGGACTAAGATATGAAAAAA TTTCCCTGCCTAAAATACACCCACGTTATGATCTGGATGGGGATGCCAGCATGGCCAAG GCAGTGACCGGGGTTGTGTGCTATGCCTGTAGGACGGCCAGTACCCTGCTGCTGTATCAGGAATTAATGCGGAAGGGGGTACGGTGGTTGAT TGAACTAGTTAAAGATGATTACAACGAGACTGTCCACAAGAAGACCGAAGTTGTGATCACACTGGATTTCTGCATCAGAAACATTGAAAAGACTGTGAAAGT ATATGAGAAGCTGATGAAGGTCAACCTGGAGGCGGCAGAGCTGGGTGAGATCTCAGACATCCACACCAAGCTGCTGAGA CTTTCCAGTTCCCAGGGGACAATAGAAAGCAGTCTTCAGGACATCAACAGCAGGCTGTCTCCGGGGGGATTGCTGGCCGACACCTGGGCACATCAGGAAGGCACGCACCCAAGGGACAGGAA TGTAGAAAAGCTGCAGGTCCTGTTGAACTGCATCACCGAGATTTACTATCAGTTCAAGAAGGACAAAGCAGAACGCA GACTCGCTTACAACGAGGAGCAGATCCACAAGTTCGACAA ACAAAAACTGTATTACCATGCAACAAAAGCAATGAGCCACTTTACAGAAGAATGTGTGAGGAAGTATGAAACATTTAAAGATAAGTCAGAGGAGTGGATGAG AAAGATGCTTCATCTTAGGAAACAGCTCTTATCACTAACTAATCAGTGTTTTGATATCGAAGAGGAGGTGTCCAAGTATCAGGACTACACTAACGAG TTACAGGAAACTCTGCCTCAGAAACTGCTCGCAGCCTCCAGTGGAGTCAAGCACGCCATGGCCCCAGTCTACCCCAGCTCCAACACCTTAGTGGAGATGACTCTCGG TATGAAGAAGTtaaaggaggagatggagggcgTGGTCAAGGAGCTGGCAGAGAACAATCATATTTTAGAAAG